From one Rhodamnia argentea isolate NSW1041297 chromosome 1, ASM2092103v1, whole genome shotgun sequence genomic stretch:
- the LOC115751762 gene encoding probable serine/threonine-protein phosphatase 2A regulatory subunit B'' subunit TON2, with protein MYNGSSDGESHEASQRKIPPASSMPWVRNLRRFIGSGAGLGSEALMELETKRILLDIFKEKQKKSAEAGTIPSFYKKKPEEGSISHRVQRLAKYRFLKKQSDLLLNADDLDAMWVCLRENCVIDDATGAEKMNYEDFCHIASVCTEQIGPKCRRFFSPSNFMKFEKDESGRIAILPFYLYVMRTVSLTQARIDMSELDEDSDGFLQPHEMEAYIRGLIPNLAQLRDMPAAFVQMYCRIAARKFFFFCDPHRRGKACIKKVLLSNCLQELMELHQESEEEVTDTEQAENWFSLTSAQRICDMFLALDKDMNGTLSKQELKEYADGSLTEIFIERVFDEHVRRAKSGGGNSREMDFESFLDFVLALENKDTPEGLIYLFRCLDLHGRGFLTTADIHSLFRDVHQKWIEGGNYELCIDDVRDEIWDMVKPADPLSITLADLLACKQGGTVASMLIDVRGFWAHDNRENLLQEEEEPEEE; from the exons ATGTACAACGGTTCGAGCGACGGTGAGAGCCACGAGGCGTCGCAGAGGAAGATCCCCCCGGCGTCCTCCATGCCCTGGGTCCGTAACCTCCGTCGCTTCATCGGATCCGGTGCCGGACTCGGTTCCGAAGCCTTGATGG AGCTGGAGACCAAGAGGATTTTGCTTGACATATTCAaggagaagcaaaaaaaaagtgctGAAGCTGGCACCATTCCAAGTTTTTATAAGAAG AAACCCGAAGAAGGATCCATCAGTCATAGAGTACAGAGGCTTGCAAAATACCGGTTTCTCAAG AAGCAATCGGATCTTTTGCTTAATGCAGATGATCTGGATGCAATGTGGGTTTGCCTGAGAGAAAATTGTGTCATCGATGATGCTACAGGGGCAGAAAAG ATGAACTATGAAGATTTTTGCCATATTGCATCTGTATGTACGGAGCAAATAGGCCCCAAATGCCGACGGTTCTTCAGCCCttcaaatttcatgaaatttgagAAAGACGAGTCAGGACGAATTGCCATTCTTCCTTTCTACCTCTATGTGATGCGCACG gtTTCACTAACACAGGCCAGAATCGATATGAGTGAGCTAGACGAAGATTCTGATGGTTTCCTTCAACCTCAT GAAATGGAGGCTTACATTAGGGGTCTGATTCCTAATTTGGCGCAGCTACGAGACATGCCTGCTGCATTTGTTCAAATGTACTGCCGCATTGCTGCACgcaagttcttcttcttctgtgatCCTCATAGACGAG GGAAAGCATGTATAAAGAAGGTGCTGCTTAGTAACTGCCTTCAAGAACTTATGGAATTGCACCAG GAAAGTGAGGAAGAAGTTACTGACACTGAACAAGCTGAAAATTGGTTCTCATTGACGTCTGCACAGCGCATATGTG ATATGTTCTTGGCACTTGACAAAGATATGAATGGAACGTTGAGCAAGCAGGAGCTCAAGGAATATGCAGATGGTTCACTAACAGAGATCTTCATCGAAAGAG TATTCGATGAGCATGTACGTCGTGCGAAAAGTGGTGGAGGGAATTCTAGGGAGATGGACTTTGAGAGTTTTCTCGACTTTGTTCTGGCACTGGAAAACAAGGACACTCCTGAAGGATTAATATATCTGTTTCGGTGTCTTGATCTCCATGGAAGAGGATTTCTCACAACGGCTGATATTCACTCTCTGTTCAG GGATGTGCATCAGAAATGGATTGAGGGTGGGAACTATGAACTGTGCATCGACGATGTGAGGGATGAAATCTGGGATATGGTTAAACCTGCTGACCCGCTGAGTATCACATTGGCTGATCTTCTGGCCTGCAAGCAAGGTGGGACAGTAGCCAGTATGCTCATCGATGTGCGTGGTTTCTGGGCCCATGATAACAGGGAGAACCTATtgcaagaagaggaagaaccTGAAGAAGAATGA